Proteins from a single region of Runella sp. SP2:
- a CDS encoding ABC transporter permease, translated as MLRNYFKIALRLLWHNRLYSAINTIGLAFGLSCVLLAILYIRDEHSFDNFHQKSPHLYRITTTAVQNKGEDPQTTGGTGQVQGPAFKASVPEIEDYVRIMGGAIFGDIRTNRKALKLQLLFVDSHFFDVFSFKLLHGNPKTVLNDVGSVVITEKTALKFFNSTNVVGQLLHMEADPSADRLGKPLVISGVVENPPKNSSIQFDVLHPFSFMELSFTDTYWLNAYLGTFVVLNPKADKSLVCKKFNQVHARLAKEQIKENGHDPQVTYGLQPITDIHLYPLQTGGEGGAINYSNPLYSYIFLGIALFMLLMASINFVNISIASSLKRAKEVGIRKVTGSRQRQIIVQFLAESALLCVAAFFLAFVLILVLLPVFNQLANKEILLSEVFEWKLFFVFSGVLMVNILLAGLYPAFVLSKFNPTEVLYRKQKVSGSGFFGKSLVVLQFALAAILLIASIVFYQQMNYVRTKDLGYNPYQVIRTYISGNRETKPLAEFIRNEVAKEPSIVQISFGEERGANYKAKVNQRTVKSTYQNIDPNYLAVLGIRLKEGRTILNSSKVEVVVNESFVREAGLTNPIGALVTTEDFFLKTPARIVGVVKDFHFGSLRERIPPLVMATNDVYYGGIWLKIDKNRQQEALTAFERIYRKALPNAVYAYNFMDELNNRDYLQEQRWQKIIGFATLLSIILCGMGLFGLTHLAIQQRTKEIGIRKVVGASVPSIVVLFSNSFLKLVLISVVVASPIAYYFMEQWLQGFAYRIEVSWPIFGYTALLMLFISCLTISYQAIKAALRNPVDSLRSE; from the coding sequence ATGCTACGCAATTACTTCAAAATCGCGCTGCGCCTCCTTTGGCACAATCGGCTGTATTCGGCCATCAATACCATTGGTTTGGCGTTTGGACTTAGCTGTGTGTTGTTGGCGATTTTATACATCCGAGATGAACATAGCTTTGATAATTTTCATCAAAAAAGCCCTCATTTATATCGAATTACGACAACGGCTGTTCAGAACAAAGGCGAAGATCCTCAAACCACGGGAGGAACGGGGCAAGTACAAGGCCCAGCTTTCAAAGCGTCCGTGCCCGAAATCGAAGACTATGTCAGAATCATGGGAGGGGCTATTTTTGGGGATATTCGCACCAACCGCAAAGCCCTGAAACTACAGTTGCTGTTTGTGGACAGTCATTTTTTTGATGTTTTTAGCTTTAAACTCCTTCACGGAAACCCCAAAACAGTGTTAAACGATGTGGGGTCGGTGGTGATTACCGAAAAAACAGCGCTGAAATTTTTCAATTCTACCAACGTCGTTGGCCAACTTTTACACATGGAAGCTGACCCTTCGGCCGACCGTTTGGGGAAACCGTTGGTGATTTCGGGTGTGGTGGAAAATCCTCCCAAAAATTCGTCCATTCAATTTGATGTGCTGCATCCGTTCAGCTTTATGGAATTGAGCTTTACGGATACCTATTGGCTAAATGCCTACCTCGGTACGTTTGTCGTGCTGAATCCCAAAGCCGACAAATCGTTGGTTTGTAAGAAATTCAACCAAGTTCATGCCCGACTCGCCAAAGAACAAATCAAAGAAAACGGCCACGATCCCCAGGTTACCTATGGGCTTCAACCTATTACTGATATTCATTTGTACCCACTTCAAACGGGCGGGGAAGGCGGCGCCATCAATTACAGCAATCCGCTCTATTCCTATATTTTTTTGGGGATAGCTTTGTTTATGCTGTTGATGGCAAGTATCAATTTTGTCAATATCAGCATTGCAAGTTCGCTCAAAAGGGCCAAAGAAGTGGGGATTCGCAAGGTAACAGGCAGCCGCCAAAGGCAAATTATTGTTCAATTTTTAGCCGAATCCGCCTTGCTGTGTGTGGCGGCGTTTTTTCTGGCTTTTGTGCTTATTTTGGTGCTGTTGCCTGTGTTCAATCAGTTGGCCAACAAGGAAATACTTCTCTCCGAAGTTTTTGAATGGAAACTCTTCTTTGTCTTCAGTGGGGTCTTGATGGTCAATATTTTGTTGGCGGGTTTGTACCCTGCTTTTGTGCTTTCCAAGTTCAATCCTACCGAAGTTTTATACCGAAAGCAAAAAGTATCGGGAAGTGGGTTTTTCGGAAAAAGCCTTGTGGTTCTTCAGTTTGCGTTAGCGGCTATTTTGCTCATTGCTTCCATTGTTTTTTACCAACAAATGAACTACGTGCGTACCAAAGATTTAGGTTATAATCCGTACCAAGTCATTCGGACGTACATCAGTGGTAACCGCGAAACCAAACCCTTGGCGGAGTTCATTCGAAACGAAGTAGCCAAAGAGCCATCCATTGTGCAAATTTCTTTTGGAGAAGAGCGAGGGGCTAATTATAAAGCCAAGGTGAATCAACGCACGGTAAAAAGTACGTATCAAAACATTGACCCGAATTACTTGGCAGTGTTGGGGATTCGTTTAAAAGAAGGGAGAACTATTTTAAATTCGAGTAAAGTAGAAGTGGTTGTGAATGAGTCGTTTGTGAGGGAGGCGGGTCTGACAAACCCCATTGGCGCTTTGGTGACTACGGAAGACTTTTTTCTGAAAACACCCGCGCGAATCGTGGGGGTAGTAAAAGATTTTCATTTTGGGTCATTGCGCGAACGAATCCCACCTTTGGTAATGGCTACCAACGACGTGTATTATGGTGGTATTTGGCTTAAAATTGACAAAAATCGACAGCAAGAAGCCCTCACGGCCTTTGAACGTATTTATCGAAAAGCCCTGCCTAACGCCGTGTATGCCTATAATTTTATGGATGAACTCAACAACCGGGATTATCTTCAGGAACAGCGTTGGCAGAAAATCATTGGCTTCGCTACCTTGCTTTCAATCATTCTTTGCGGCATGGGTTTGTTTGGATTGACGCACTTGGCCATTCAGCAACGTACCAAAGAGATAGGAATTCGTAAAGTAGTGGGCGCTTCGGTACCTAGTATTGTGGTCTTATTTTCCAATTCTTTTTTAAAGTTGGTCTTAATATCTGTGGTGGTAGCTTCGCCGATTGCGTATTATTTTATGGAGCAATGGTTGCAGGGTTTTGCCTATCGGATAGAGGTTTCGTGGCCTATTTTTGGTTATACCGCCCTACTGATGCTTTTTATTTCCTGTCTCACCATCAGTTATCAAGCCATCAAAGCGGCGCTGAGAAATCCCGTTGATTCGCTGCGGTCAGAGTAA
- a CDS encoding winged helix-turn-helix domain-containing protein: MEIMTGKLAIGASLLVISLLFGRFAWFTSAPESSTSQRFEEKVNLALRRTGHRLLLASGDSTSRITAVKKTAEGTYVLQLSRAFNYSQLPSLLQESFDLHGIKINYDVAVIDCKTNELQLGYTFLDYSKSKEVACIGREQLLGCNNVKVTFALSANSPSSTNPVWWTLGLGLVLVGISYGVWSRKKMTTASVIKTLHEQPIEKPAPARLTFGASSMDLENQMLYIANTQQSLTYREAKLLHLFVKNQNQLLEREFILKSVWEDEGIIVGRSIDVFVSRLRKLLQEDTSLKIVAVHGVGYRLEVAAS, translated from the coding sequence ATGGAAATCATGACGGGGAAATTGGCAATTGGGGCTTCATTGTTGGTCATCAGCTTGCTGTTTGGGCGGTTTGCTTGGTTTACTTCTGCCCCCGAATCGAGCACTTCGCAACGATTTGAGGAGAAAGTCAATCTGGCACTTCGCCGTACAGGACATCGCCTTTTATTGGCAAGTGGTGATTCTACGTCTCGCATTACTGCGGTCAAAAAAACAGCGGAAGGTACCTATGTATTACAACTAAGTAGGGCCTTCAATTACAGTCAGTTACCATCTTTGTTGCAAGAATCTTTTGACCTTCATGGCATCAAAATCAACTACGATGTAGCGGTCATCGACTGTAAAACCAATGAACTGCAACTAGGATATACCTTTTTAGATTATTCCAAAAGTAAAGAAGTGGCTTGCATTGGGCGTGAGCAACTTTTGGGATGCAATAATGTAAAAGTAACGTTTGCACTTTCTGCCAATTCTCCCTCCTCAACGAATCCCGTTTGGTGGACGTTAGGGCTAGGCTTGGTCTTGGTCGGCATTTCGTACGGGGTATGGTCGCGAAAAAAAATGACCACTGCGTCAGTCATTAAAACACTTCACGAACAGCCGATTGAAAAACCTGCACCTGCACGACTGACGTTTGGAGCATCGAGTATGGATTTAGAAAATCAAATGCTTTACATTGCTAACACACAACAAAGCCTGACCTACCGCGAGGCAAAATTGCTCCACTTGTTTGTGAAAAATCAGAATCAACTCCTTGAAAGAGAGTTTATTCTAAAATCGGTTTGGGAAGACGAGGGCATTATTGTGGGGCGCAGTATTGATGTTTTTGTCTCTCGCCTACGAAAATTACTCCAGGAGGACACTTCCCTAAAAATTGTGGCCGTTCACGGTGTTGGCTATCGCCTGGAAGTGGCTGCTTCTTAA
- a CDS encoding two-component regulator propeller domain-containing protein — MMKYLPIYALVSVVIFCTSCSGQEKTNTQKGSNTSKPSPKIIKNFKSVGLAPDFDTTLVSQYIRSIFQDSKGNLWFGTIGEGVVRYDQKTLTYFSNPDGFYNQTVYAINEDKEGNMWFGTDQGVYKYDPRRAVGERFKNYNQKDGLNHVDITRKGILVDKSGTVWVGTHGGVYRYDPVADSEGRKSFSLFKELATVNVAGVMEDKSGNIWFASSNQGVFRYDPEQKGDNAITHVAEKELLGENYAGGIAQDQAGNMWFTMKNGICKYDPKQEVGKRFTEYTSKDGLGGTEFWGIIIEQSGIVWITARGSTTRFDPSVSLSNTKAFTVFTVADGLTCCVQSMYQDKSGNMWWGTGQGLYRFDGKRFYQVKKNGPW; from the coding sequence ATGATGAAATACCTTCCTATTTATGCCTTGGTCTCTGTGGTTATTTTTTGTACATCTTGCAGCGGACAAGAAAAAACAAACACACAAAAAGGCTCAAATACGTCCAAACCAAGCCCCAAAATCATAAAAAACTTTAAGTCTGTGGGGTTGGCGCCCGATTTTGACACGACTCTGGTCAGCCAATACATCCGAAGTATTTTTCAGGATTCAAAAGGGAATTTATGGTTTGGTACCATAGGGGAAGGCGTCGTGAGGTACGATCAAAAAACCTTGACCTACTTTTCCAATCCCGACGGGTTTTATAACCAAACCGTTTATGCCATCAATGAAGATAAAGAAGGCAATATGTGGTTTGGCACCGACCAAGGCGTGTATAAGTATGATCCCAGACGGGCAGTCGGGGAAAGATTTAAAAATTATAATCAAAAAGATGGCCTGAACCACGTTGACATTACTCGAAAAGGCATTCTTGTTGATAAATCGGGCACGGTTTGGGTTGGTACGCATGGCGGCGTTTACCGCTATGACCCTGTGGCCGATAGCGAGGGCCGAAAAAGTTTTTCATTGTTTAAAGAACTTGCTACTGTAAACGTTGCTGGCGTCATGGAGGACAAAAGCGGTAACATCTGGTTTGCGTCTTCTAATCAGGGGGTCTTTCGTTATGACCCTGAACAGAAAGGGGATAATGCTATTACTCATGTGGCCGAAAAAGAACTATTGGGGGAGAACTACGCGGGAGGAATTGCCCAAGACCAAGCGGGTAATATGTGGTTTACCATGAAAAATGGCATTTGCAAATACGACCCAAAACAGGAAGTGGGAAAAAGATTTACCGAATACACGTCCAAAGACGGATTAGGCGGAACGGAGTTTTGGGGAATCATCATTGAGCAATCAGGTATTGTTTGGATTACCGCCCGAGGCAGCACGACGCGCTTTGACCCTTCTGTTTCCTTGTCGAATACTAAAGCATTTACCGTGTTTACAGTAGCAGACGGACTCACTTGCTGTGTTCAAAGTATGTATCAGGATAAATCAGGAAACATGTGGTGGGGTACGGGACAAGGGCTCTATCGTTTTGATGGCAAGCGCTTTTATCAAGTGAAAAAAAACGGCCCTTGGTAG
- a CDS encoding two-component regulator propeller domain-containing protein: protein MKYTKGVRSILEDSKGNIWFGSHNEGVCMLQNGRLHYFTTQNGLSDNQVRSIYEDKNGIIWFECGIGLSRYDGEKMTVYNEKKYDSKNGWKLTDSDLWFKGDETAGYNKLEGGPGVYQYDGKNPCSCVAIRWAYHEKFHSKRWSGW, encoded by the coding sequence TTGAAATACACCAAAGGAGTTCGTTCAATTTTAGAAGATAGTAAAGGAAATATTTGGTTTGGCAGTCATAACGAAGGTGTGTGTATGCTTCAGAATGGTCGGTTGCACTATTTTACAACCCAAAACGGATTGAGTGACAACCAGGTGAGAAGTATTTATGAAGATAAAAATGGTATCATCTGGTTTGAATGTGGAATTGGGTTAAGTAGATATGATGGTGAAAAAATGACTGTTTACAATGAAAAAAAATATGATTCAAAAAACGGGTGGAAATTAACGGATAGTGACCTTTGGTTTAAAGGGGATGAAACTGCGGGTTACAATAAACTTGAAGGTGGACCAGGCGTGTATCAATATGATGGAAAAAACCCCTGTAGCTGTGTGGCGATACGATGGGCATACCATGAAAAATTTCACTCAAAAAGATGGTCTGGATGGTGA
- a CDS encoding FISUMP domain-containing protein, with protein sequence MVKQHTITLLVVLFFTQAGIAQSTGTFTDSRDGQTYKTFSFKNASTDTIVTWMAQNLNYKVQESYAYDDKESNRKELGLLYTWEAAKKACPSGWHLATDSEWSMLVTKFGGMDKASEALKSVKGWAEDGNGTNSSGFNGHPAGIRRNNLYEVMSVMGFWWTSTPSGEEGKAWGWNFSYGGPGEKPLKTKAFRFPASVSYAESVRCVQD encoded by the coding sequence ATGGTAAAACAGCACACCATTACGCTACTTGTTGTCTTGTTTTTTACTCAGGCAGGCATTGCCCAATCCACTGGCACTTTTACCGACTCACGCGATGGGCAAACGTATAAAACGTTCAGCTTTAAAAATGCTTCGACCGATACCATAGTTACTTGGATGGCCCAAAACCTGAACTACAAAGTGCAGGAGAGCTACGCTTATGATGACAAAGAGAGCAATCGAAAAGAGCTCGGCTTGCTTTACACTTGGGAAGCCGCGAAAAAAGCCTGCCCCAGCGGTTGGCATTTAGCAACGGATAGCGAATGGTCTATGCTGGTGACTAAATTCGGTGGAATGGACAAGGCCAGCGAAGCCCTGAAAAGCGTCAAAGGTTGGGCGGAAGACGGCAACGGTACTAACAGCAGCGGGTTTAACGGTCATCCGGCAGGTATTCGTAGAAATAATCTTTATGAGGTGATGAGTGTTATGGGTTTTTGGTGGACGTCCACACCTTCGGGTGAGGAGGGTAAAGCCTGGGGATGGAACTTCAGTTATGGTGGCCCAGGGGAAAAACCACTTAAAACAAAAGCGTTCCGTTTTCCTGCCTCTGTTTCTTACGCAGAATCTGTTCGTTGCGTCCAGGATTGA
- a CDS encoding ABC transporter permease, whose product MLQNYFKIGWRSLKKNKLYAIINVFGLSVGITFTMLMGSYVWGEWRVNAELKDLDRQYILKSKWKQPNMGIEITTIAPLAKALKENFPSLVEDYYHFDGVTSVVSKGDKNFREDLQLGDSTLLSMYGFPLLDGDPKTALSQPNSVVISQKTALKYFGKTNVVGQTLQIESFSGERRDFMVSGVLANIPYNSVTQFVSSETPILLPLRSLAFFGRDGAITSWDNVYVVNYVKLRAGATLPALKRAIAQLIATHSSKVIQENIEVIPTPLSTLYREDNNGLVNKTILTLSLVAFFILLMAVVNFVNLSMGGSAARLKEIGVRKSLGSTKTQLMRQFLAESTILALFSTVVSWGLYELLRPSFSEFLGKELLHFSDAPLAFLSAGIGLGVLVGGLAGAYPAFVLSSLPSVESIKGKLKNVKENRLFKYSLMVGQFSVAMFVFGAAVIITNQVNYFFDKELGYSKEAIVWASVPRDWSAKGVAKMETIRNEMARLPQVSEVSLSYEIPDGRTGFQSGIFKLGQDSTQATFMPVLQTDEHYAQTYQIPMASGIYFGQNPAIGAQVPLVINQSAAKKLGFTPENALGQQVRLVGFGQIFHIVGVTKDFHFQSMRDQVGALAFVHLKTLNNYRYFSFKLRPATVAAGVAAVEHKWRELLPGAPFEYKFLDDMLQKLYQTEIRLKKAAHTATLLAIIIVLLGVIGMVSLSVTRRTKELGIRKVLGASPASLVGLFLREFLVVAALAMAVAFPLVFVSMKNWLQSYAYRVEMSWTSFAFVAGSFGIVIILLVSVQTIKASLSNPTHSIKVE is encoded by the coding sequence ATGCTTCAGAATTACTTCAAAATCGGCTGGCGCAGCCTGAAAAAGAACAAGTTATACGCTATCATCAACGTCTTTGGGCTTTCAGTGGGCATTACCTTTACGATGCTGATGGGAAGCTACGTTTGGGGAGAATGGCGGGTGAACGCCGAACTAAAAGACCTCGACCGACAGTACATTCTCAAATCGAAATGGAAACAGCCCAACATGGGCATCGAAATCACGACCATTGCGCCGCTGGCCAAGGCTTTGAAAGAAAATTTCCCTTCGTTGGTAGAAGACTATTATCACTTTGATGGTGTGACATCGGTGGTGTCAAAGGGTGACAAAAATTTCCGAGAAGACCTTCAGCTGGGAGATTCTACACTTTTGTCGATGTACGGTTTTCCGTTGTTGGACGGCGACCCCAAAACAGCCTTGAGTCAGCCCAATTCGGTGGTGATTTCGCAAAAAACGGCCTTGAAATATTTCGGAAAAACCAACGTCGTGGGCCAAACGCTTCAAATTGAGTCATTTTCGGGCGAGCGCCGCGATTTCATGGTGTCAGGTGTTTTGGCCAATATCCCCTACAATTCCGTGACGCAATTTGTGTCGAGCGAAACCCCCATCTTACTTCCGCTGAGGAGCTTGGCCTTCTTTGGCCGCGACGGAGCTATCACCTCTTGGGACAACGTGTATGTGGTCAATTACGTAAAACTCCGAGCAGGAGCAACCCTTCCCGCGTTAAAACGAGCGATTGCACAGCTGATAGCCACCCATTCGTCCAAAGTCATTCAAGAAAACATCGAAGTTATTCCTACCCCCCTTTCCACACTTTACCGCGAAGACAACAACGGACTCGTGAACAAGACAATACTTACCTTGAGCTTGGTTGCGTTTTTTATTTTGCTGATGGCCGTGGTCAATTTCGTCAACCTTTCGATGGGTGGCTCGGCGGCACGTCTCAAGGAAATTGGCGTTCGGAAGTCGCTTGGAAGTACAAAAACCCAATTGATGCGGCAGTTTTTGGCCGAATCAACCATTTTGGCCCTGTTCAGCACGGTTGTTTCGTGGGGCTTGTACGAACTTTTACGACCATCGTTTAGTGAGTTTTTGGGAAAAGAGCTCCTTCATTTTTCTGATGCCCCATTGGCTTTTTTGTCGGCAGGCATCGGTTTAGGGGTACTTGTAGGTGGCTTGGCGGGAGCATATCCTGCGTTTGTGCTTTCTTCTTTGCCCTCGGTGGAGTCCATCAAAGGCAAGCTCAAAAACGTGAAAGAAAACCGCCTTTTTAAATATTCGCTCATGGTAGGTCAGTTTTCGGTGGCGATGTTTGTGTTTGGAGCGGCAGTGATTATCACGAATCAGGTCAATTATTTCTTCGATAAAGAACTGGGATACTCCAAAGAGGCGATTGTGTGGGCGTCTGTCCCGCGCGATTGGTCGGCGAAAGGCGTGGCCAAAATGGAAACCATTCGCAATGAAATGGCGCGTTTGCCGCAGGTGAGCGAGGTATCGTTGTCGTACGAAATCCCCGACGGACGTACGGGGTTTCAGTCGGGCATTTTTAAGCTGGGGCAGGATTCTACTCAAGCGACGTTTATGCCTGTGTTGCAAACCGACGAACATTACGCCCAAACTTACCAAATTCCGATGGCGAGCGGGATTTATTTTGGGCAAAATCCAGCAATAGGTGCTCAAGTACCGCTCGTCATCAACCAATCGGCGGCTAAAAAACTCGGCTTTACGCCCGAAAATGCCCTTGGTCAGCAAGTGCGTTTGGTAGGGTTTGGACAAATTTTTCACATCGTGGGCGTCACCAAAGATTTTCATTTTCAATCCATGCGCGACCAAGTGGGAGCATTGGCCTTCGTTCACCTCAAAACCCTGAATAACTATCGCTACTTTTCGTTCAAATTGCGGCCTGCTACCGTGGCAGCGGGTGTTGCGGCGGTAGAACACAAATGGCGAGAATTACTCCCTGGCGCTCCTTTTGAGTATAAGTTTTTGGACGACATGCTTCAAAAGCTCTACCAAACCGAAATTCGCCTCAAAAAAGCTGCCCACACGGCTACCTTGTTGGCCATTATCATTGTATTGTTAGGAGTCATCGGCATGGTGTCGCTCAGTGTGACGCGTCGTACCAAAGAACTCGGAATTCGTAAGGTCTTGGGCGCTTCGCCTGCGAGTTTGGTGGGCTTGTTTTTGCGGGAGTTTTTGGTGGTAGCGGCCTTGGCGATGGCAGTCGCGTTTCCGTTGGTGTTTGTGAGTATGAAAAATTGGCTTCAAAGCTACGCCTATCGGGTCGAAATGAGCTGGACATCGTTTGCGTTTGTGGCAGGAAGTTTCGGAATTGTCATCATTCTTCTGGTAAGTGTGCAAACCATAAAAGCTTCATTATCAAACCCTACGCATTCGATAAAAGTCGAATAA
- a CDS encoding FtsX-like permease family protein → MLLHYIKILLRKQPIFTAINFAGLVLGMAASLLLFRYVRYEQTYDLQSPHAGSIWRVYNQTLNGKTVVNQDANTHSAVGPTLKATVPSVVDYARLYCGNTPEATVVVGNQPFDIRRYYATDQGFLRMFPQKIVEGNAQNCLTAPHTVILTSTTAKRLFGNEQVVGKGLRLKDGRLAGTYTVTAVVADPPQNTHLKFDMLVSYASRYARGHEDNFESYWDYNYFQLAPDASTDGVTKKLTEINQTFLKKEGIQLVIQPFKDIHLHSNLTYELEPNGSARTVQFLGIIALVILVIAFVNYINLTTALANERGKEVGVRKVLGASRGTLTQQFLWESFVISSVAFGAAVVGVQLSTDWFGGIVGRDLSAGNTVDGVYWGVSIGFIVLIWFVAGLYPALQLSGFRPVEVLRGRFVAGNTETLRKSLVVVQFACSAGLIFGVLVIEKQLHFLNNHELGVQLDQLVSVKVPASEDNRDSTIFRKLALFKSECAKVVGIEGASSSNIVPGLGINTIAGSNRPLHWVKKPDFAKITSYFVETDQDFFPLFGIRLLAGKHQFFPDRVARFNTITINETMRKALGFPSPEAAIGQQIAYENSENNSSMTVGAVVEDFHIESLKSAPKPTFYYCFAPQELGYLTLKMNVRQLEASLGAMQLAWKKIYPEEPFRYWFLDENFAHQYQNERQFNRVFGIFAVFAIAISCLGILGLTAYNVQRRRKEIGIRKVLGASVLSITVMLSTNFLKLIAFAVVLATPVAYYLMRQWLQEFAYQTEISWWVIAATAVGVLAVALLTVSVQSVKAALMNPVKSLKSE, encoded by the coding sequence ATGCTACTACACTACATCAAAATTTTGCTTCGGAAGCAACCGATTTTTACCGCCATCAATTTTGCGGGTCTTGTGTTGGGAATGGCGGCGAGTTTGTTGTTGTTTCGGTACGTGCGTTACGAACAAACGTACGATTTACAAAGCCCACACGCGGGGTCGATTTGGCGGGTGTATAACCAAACCCTCAATGGGAAAACGGTCGTTAACCAAGACGCCAACACGCACAGCGCCGTAGGGCCTACCCTCAAAGCAACCGTGCCAAGTGTGGTCGATTACGCTCGTTTGTACTGTGGCAATACGCCCGAAGCTACGGTCGTAGTCGGCAATCAGCCTTTTGATATTCGTCGTTATTACGCCACCGACCAGGGGTTTTTGCGCATGTTTCCCCAAAAAATCGTGGAAGGAAACGCCCAAAATTGCCTGACGGCACCTCATACGGTCATTTTGACCAGCACGACGGCCAAGCGCTTGTTTGGGAATGAACAGGTAGTTGGCAAAGGGCTGCGTCTCAAAGATGGTCGCCTAGCAGGAACTTACACCGTGACGGCAGTGGTGGCAGACCCACCTCAAAACACCCACCTCAAGTTTGACATGTTGGTGTCGTACGCGTCGCGGTACGCGCGGGGGCACGAAGACAACTTTGAGTCGTACTGGGACTATAATTATTTCCAACTAGCGCCCGATGCTTCGACCGACGGGGTGACCAAAAAATTAACCGAAATCAACCAAACCTTTCTCAAAAAAGAAGGAATCCAACTTGTGATTCAGCCTTTTAAAGACATTCACCTCCATTCCAATCTTACCTACGAACTCGAACCCAACGGCAGCGCGCGCACGGTGCAGTTTTTGGGTATCATTGCTTTGGTGATATTGGTGATTGCTTTTGTGAATTACATCAACTTAACAACGGCACTTGCCAACGAACGCGGCAAAGAAGTAGGCGTACGAAAAGTGCTGGGCGCAAGCCGTGGCACGCTCACTCAACAATTTTTGTGGGAAAGCTTTGTTATAAGCAGCGTGGCCTTCGGGGCAGCAGTAGTAGGTGTGCAGCTGTCAACCGATTGGTTTGGAGGCATCGTTGGCCGCGACTTATCGGCGGGTAACACCGTCGATGGGGTATATTGGGGCGTAAGTATTGGGTTTATTGTCCTAATATGGTTTGTGGCGGGGCTGTATCCTGCCTTGCAGCTTTCGGGGTTTCGACCCGTGGAAGTGCTGCGGGGGCGATTTGTGGCGGGCAATACCGAAACGCTTCGCAAAAGCTTGGTGGTGGTTCAGTTTGCTTGCTCGGCGGGGCTGATTTTTGGCGTTTTGGTGATTGAAAAGCAGTTACATTTCCTCAATAACCACGAACTTGGTGTACAACTCGACCAGTTGGTGTCGGTCAAAGTACCTGCGTCTGAAGACAACCGAGACAGTACTATTTTTAGAAAACTAGCGCTTTTTAAGTCGGAATGTGCAAAGGTTGTAGGGATTGAAGGCGCGTCTTCGTCCAACATCGTTCCAGGTTTGGGCATCAACACGATTGCGGGAAGCAACCGTCCGCTTCATTGGGTAAAGAAACCTGATTTTGCCAAAATTACTTCCTATTTTGTGGAAACCGACCAAGACTTTTTCCCTTTGTTTGGGATTCGGCTGTTGGCAGGAAAACATCAATTCTTCCCTGACCGCGTAGCGCGATTTAACACCATTACCATCAACGAAACCATGCGAAAGGCGCTCGGCTTTCCGTCGCCCGAAGCGGCTATTGGTCAACAAATTGCCTACGAAAATAGCGAGAATAATTCCTCCATGACGGTAGGGGCGGTCGTAGAGGATTTTCACATCGAATCGCTCAAAAGTGCACCCAAGCCTACTTTTTACTACTGTTTTGCGCCGCAAGAGCTGGGATATTTGACCCTAAAAATGAATGTACGACAATTGGAAGCGTCGCTTGGTGCAATGCAATTGGCATGGAAAAAGATCTACCCCGAAGAGCCGTTTCGTTACTGGTTTTTGGACGAAAATTTTGCCCACCAATACCAAAATGAGCGCCAGTTTAATCGAGTGTTTGGCATTTTTGCCGTGTTTGCCATTGCGATTTCGTGCTTGGGTATTTTGGGATTGACGGCTTATAACGTACAGCGCCGCCGCAAAGAAATTGGCATTCGTAAAGTGTTGGGGGCGTCGGTGCTTAGCATTACGGTAATGCTCTCAACCAATTTTCTCAAGCTGATTGCTTTCGCGGTCGTGTTGGCCACGCCCGTCGCGTATTATCTGATGCGTCAGTGGTTGCAAGAGTTTGCCTACCAGACCGAAATCAGTTGGTGGGTCATAGCGGCTACTGCCGTTGGGGTATTGGCGGTGGCCTTGCTGACAGTCAGCGTTCAGTCGGTCAAAGCAGCGTTGATGAATCCCGTAAAATCGTTGAAATCAGAATGA